In one Pyxidicoccus xibeiensis genomic region, the following are encoded:
- a CDS encoding integration host factor subunit alpha produces the protein MTKADIIEGVYEKVGFSKKESAEIVELVFDTLKETLERGDKIKISGFGNFQVRQKKARVGRNPQTGKEIEISARRVLTFRPSQVLKSALNGEAPPEDHAEIDAREEAAADAAEARGEDFDEEGMEDSEA, from the coding sequence ATGACGAAGGCGGACATCATCGAGGGCGTCTACGAGAAGGTCGGCTTCTCGAAGAAGGAGTCGGCCGAGATCGTGGAGCTCGTGTTCGACACCTTGAAGGAGACGCTGGAGCGCGGGGACAAGATCAAGATCTCCGGGTTCGGCAACTTCCAGGTGCGCCAGAAGAAGGCGCGCGTGGGTCGCAACCCGCAGACCGGCAAGGAGATCGAGATCTCGGCGCGCCGGGTGCTGACCTTCCGGCCGAGCCAGGTGCTGAAGAGCGCCCTGAACGGGGAGGCACCGCCGGAGGATCACGCGGAGATCGACGCGCGGGAGGAGGCGGCGGCGGACGCGGCGGAGGCCCGGGGCGAGGACTTCGACGAGGAGGGAATGGAGGACTCGGAAGCGTGA